One Acidobacteriaceae bacterium genomic region harbors:
- a CDS encoding putative quinol monooxygenase, whose protein sequence is MVSFTVRMTFRPEDREEIATILRELAAASRQEPGCVTYVPHHIQSDPDTIVIYEQYRDQAALDAHRNSPHFAMYAIGGLFQRMLVRSLEMLDALA, encoded by the coding sequence ATGGTCTCCTTCACCGTCCGCATGACCTTCCGCCCTGAAGATCGCGAAGAGATCGCCACGATCCTTCGCGAGCTCGCCGCCGCCTCGCGGCAGGAGCCCGGCTGCGTCACCTACGTTCCCCACCACATCCAGTCGGATCCCGACACCATCGTCATCTACGAGCAGTATCGCGATCAGGCGGCGCTCGACGCCCATCGCAACTCGCCGCACTTTGCCATGTATGCCATCGGCGGCCTGTTCCAGCGCATGCTGGTTCGCTCGCTCGAGATGCTCGACGCCCTCGCCTGA
- a CDS encoding nuclear transport factor 2 family protein — MRALLLGLTLSLVSLPLYAGPHRVSHTMRDQIEALETQWKNAILSNDIEAMDRLLSDDYLGITASGQVVTKPQQLDRMRSHNLALSSLNVSDVKIKLISQHAAIVTSLVQVDGTNDGRPIHGSFRYTRVYQRLSGTTTWKITSFEATRVPSRLAQADSHTPQEH; from the coding sequence ATGCGCGCTCTGTTGCTCGGCTTGACCTTGTCGCTCGTCTCGCTGCCGCTCTATGCCGGCCCTCACCGGGTCTCGCATACCATGCGTGACCAGATTGAGGCGCTAGAGACGCAGTGGAAGAACGCCATTCTCTCCAATGACATCGAGGCGATGGACCGCCTGCTCTCGGACGATTACCTGGGCATCACTGCAAGCGGACAGGTCGTCACCAAGCCGCAGCAGCTCGATCGCATGCGCAGCCACAATCTCGCGCTCAGCTCGCTCAATGTCTCCGACGTCAAAATCAAGCTGATCAGCCAGCATGCTGCCATCGTGACCTCGCTGGTGCAGGTAGACGGCACCAACGACGGACGCCCGATCCACGGAAGCTTCCGGTACACACGTGTCTATCAGCGCCTCAGCGGCACCACTACCTGGAAGATCACCAGTTTTGAGGCGACGCGTGTGCCCAGCCGGCTCGCGCAGGCAGACTCCCACACACCGCAGGAGCACTAA